The following proteins come from a genomic window of Halobaculum sp. MBLA0147:
- a CDS encoding helix-turn-helix domain-containing protein, translating to MGETPADDPTLAEVVSLFDDEHVRTILAATSAEPQSVEELAERCGLSASNVYRRVGELAEADLLAERTRPRADGHHESVYVATVDAFELEFADGEVSWSVERSGTDVADELTRLWGQFDR from the coding sequence ATGGGAGAGACACCAGCCGACGACCCGACGCTCGCCGAGGTCGTCTCGTTGTTCGACGACGAGCACGTCAGGACGATCCTCGCGGCCACGAGCGCGGAGCCACAGTCCGTCGAAGAGCTCGCCGAGCGGTGTGGGCTCTCGGCGTCGAACGTCTACCGGCGCGTCGGGGAGTTGGCGGAGGCCGATCTCCTCGCGGAACGGACCCGACCACGGGCGGACGGTCACCACGAGTCGGTGTACGTCGCGACGGTGGACGCCTTCGAACTGGAGTTCGCGGACGGCGAAGTGTCGTGGTCGGTCGAGCGGAGTGGGACGGACGTGGCCGACGAACTGACGCGACTGTGGGGGCAGTTCGACCGATGA